In Malus sylvestris chromosome 16, drMalSylv7.2, whole genome shotgun sequence, the following are encoded in one genomic region:
- the LOC126608038 gene encoding mitochondrial import receptor subunit TOM20-like, whose translation MQFSQEDFDRLLLFEHTRKTAEVNYAKNPLDADNLTKWGGALLELSQFQSIADSKSMITDCISKLEEALQINPTKHDALWCLGNAHTSFAFLTPDLDEARPYFDKATEFFQRAADEDPGNELYQKSLEVTSKAPELHMEIHKHGLGPLGQQTLGGGPAPSSSSTKSSKTKKSSDLKYDIFGWVILAVGIVAWVGMAKSHMPPPPPR comes from the exons ATGCAGTTCTCCCAGGAAGACTTCGATCGCCTCTTGCTCTTCGAGCACACACGCAAAACCGCCGAAGTTAACTACGCCAAGAACCCTCTCGACGCCGAT AATTTGACGAAATGGGGAGGAGCGCTGCTTGAACTGTCGCAGTTTCAGAGCATTGCGGATTCGAAGAGCATGATTActg ATTGCATCTCGAAGCTGGAGGAGGCTTTGCAGATAAATCCCACGAAGCACGATGCTCTGTGGTGCCTAGGAAATGCCCACACCTCTTTTGCATTTCTGACCCCTGATCTCGACGAGGCAAGGCCTTATTTCGATAAGGCCACTGAGTTTTTCCAGAGGGCGGCCGATGAG GACCCCGGTAACGAGCTTTATCAGAAGTCCTTAGAAGTTACATCTAAG GCACCAGAATTGCATATGGAGATCCATAAGCATGGACTGGGACCGTTGGGTCAGCAAACTCTGGGTGGGGGACCTGCTCCTTCATCATCCAGTACAAAG AGTTCCAAGACCAAGAAGAGCAGTGATCTGAAGTATGACATATTTGGATGGGTTATCCTTGCTGTTGGCATTGTTGCATGGGTTGGAATGGCAAAATCCCACATGCCACCACCACCCCCAAGATAA
- the LOC126608035 gene encoding transcription regulator complex subunit bur6-like produces the protein MAEEEIAAPEEANPAGEEEKSVQEEENPVPEEEEENPVPEEEEENPAGEEENPAQEEQENSVPEGEENPAREKEKAAKGKGKAVAEEWNANRIRPEFPNGRVKRIMKLDRDINKINSEALLLVSYSAQLFLEFLAERSAEVATERKRKVVKLEHMRVAVKRHRPTCDFLIDELTVPSQPSNHPATDRSQGRSVVSSSAPAKRDRSRTAADRPAPAGTRLIDGFFHKLAKKSPIQTEEAPIEIDEASIETDDAPIEIDNGPITNDDAPIEVDDVPIESDEASIENEEPLIETHEARIEIN, from the coding sequence ATGGCAGAAGAAGAGATCGCAGCTCCAGAGGAAGCGAACCCAGCAGGAGAAGAAGAGAAGTCAGTACAAGAAGAAGAGAACCCAgtaccagaagaagaagaagagaacccAGTaccagaagaagaggaagagaacccagcaggagaagaagaaaacccAGCACAAGAAGAACAAGAGAACTCAGTACCAGAAGGAGAAGAGAACCCAGCACGGGAAAAAGAGAAGGCagcaaaaggaaaagggaaggcaGTAGCAGAAGAATGGAACGCCAATCGGATCCGACCCGAATTTCCGAACGGTCGGGTCAAGAGGATAATGAAGCTGGACAGGGACATTAACAAGATAAACTCGGAAGCCTTACTCCTCGTCTCGTACTCCGCCCAGCTTTTCCTCGAATTCCTAGCGGAGCGGTCGGCCGAGGTCGCTACGGAGAGGAAGCGCAAGGTCGTGAAGCTCGAGCACATGCGAGTCGCAGTCAAGAGGCACCGCCCGACATGCGATTTCCTAATCGATGAGCTTACTGTGCCCTCTCAGCCGTCCAATCATCCGGCAACCGACCGGAGTCAAGGTCGCTCTGTCGTCAGTAGTTCAGCTCCAGCTAAACGAGACCGAAGCCGCACCGCTGCCGATAGACCAGCTCCAGCTGGTACTCGTCTGATCGATGGTTTCTTTCACAAACTGGCAAAAAAATCCCCGATCCAGACAGAAGAAGCCCCGATTGAGATCGACGAAGCCTCAATTGAGACCGACGATGCCCCAATTGAGATCGACAATGGTCCAATCACGAACGACGATGCCCCAATTGAGGTTGATGATGTTCCAATCGAGAGTGACGAAGCTTCAATTGAGAATGAGGAACCCCTAATTGAGACCCACGAAGCCCGAATTGAGATCAACTAG